A genomic stretch from Caldicellulosiruptoraceae bacterium PP1 includes:
- the panB gene encoding 3-methyl-2-oxobutanoate hydroxymethyltransferase, producing the protein MNKVTTKFLLEKKLKKEKITMLTAYDYTFAKIFDQSGIDILLVGDSLGMVIMGYDSTIPVTMDDMIHHVKAVSKAANYSMIVGDMPFLSYHVNIEEAVRNAGKLIQAGAYAVKMEGCDDVLDKIEAVIKAQIPVMGHLGLTPQSVNIFGGYNLRAKEEQEANKLIEDAKRLEGIGVFALVLEKVPAHVAKVVTESVSIPVIGIGAGPECDGQVLVSYDMLGMFNDFKPKFVKRYLELGNLIQDAVKNYIQDVKNGNFPGKEHSY; encoded by the coding sequence ATGAATAAGGTAACTACAAAGTTTTTACTAGAAAAAAAACTGAAAAAAGAGAAAATAACAATGCTAACTGCATACGATTATACTTTTGCAAAAATATTTGACCAAAGTGGTATTGATATTCTTCTTGTTGGAGATTCCTTGGGAATGGTTATTATGGGTTATGATTCAACAATTCCAGTTACAATGGATGATATGATTCATCATGTAAAAGCTGTTTCGAAAGCAGCAAATTATTCTATGATTGTCGGTGATATGCCTTTTTTATCATATCACGTTAATATCGAAGAAGCTGTAAGAAATGCTGGTAAGTTAATTCAAGCAGGTGCTTATGCAGTAAAAATGGAAGGTTGTGATGATGTTTTAGATAAGATTGAAGCAGTTATTAAGGCACAAATCCCTGTAATGGGACATTTAGGTTTAACACCTCAGTCTGTTAACATATTTGGTGGATATAACCTTAGAGCAAAAGAGGAACAAGAAGCAAATAAGCTTATTGAAGATGCAAAAAGATTAGAAGGTATAGGAGTTTTCGCCTTGGTATTAGAAAAGGTTCCAGCACATGTTGCAAAAGTTGTAACTGAAAGTGTAAGTATTCCTGTTATTGGAATAGGTGCAGGTCCTGAATGTGATGGACAGGTTTTAGTAAGTTACGATATGTTAGGAATGTTTAATGATTTTAAACCTAAATTTGTAAAAAGATACCTAGAGCTTGGTAATCTTATTCAAGATGCTGTAAAAAATTATATCCAAGATGTTAAAAATGGTAATTTTCCTGGAAAGGAGCATAGCTATTAA
- the ruvC gene encoding crossover junction endodeoxyribonuclease RuvC — MRVIGIDPGIALTGYAIVDYKNGQYRVIEYDKIETLPNMRKSQRLFAIHNRLSDIISKYNPDVAAIEELFFNKNAKTVITVGESRGVIILSFVEKGIPIYEYTPLQVKQSITGYGRATKVQIQNVVKMLLNLKEVPKPDDVADALAVSICHLNNATSLISQEEQI, encoded by the coding sequence TTGAGAGTAATTGGAATTGATCCAGGCATAGCATTAACAGGTTATGCAATTGTTGATTATAAAAATGGACAATATCGTGTTATCGAGTATGATAAAATTGAAACATTGCCAAATATGAGAAAATCACAAAGGCTTTTTGCCATTCATAACAGATTATCCGACATAATTTCAAAATATAATCCTGATGTTGCTGCAATTGAGGAATTGTTTTTTAATAAAAATGCCAAAACAGTAATAACAGTAGGAGAATCGAGAGGAGTAATAATACTTAGCTTTGTTGAGAAGGGGATACCTATTTATGAATATACACCTTTACAAGTTAAACAATCAATAACTGGTTATGGAAGAGCGACAAAAGTTCAAATTCAGAATGTGGTAAAAATGTTACTAAACCTTAAAGAAGTTCCTAAACCAGATGATGTTGCAGATGCTTTAGCTGTTAGCATATGCCATTTAAACAATGCTACTTCTTTAATTAGCCAGGAGGAACAAATATGA
- the panD gene encoding aspartate 1-decarboxylase: MLLTVLKSKIHRATVTEANLNYVGSVTIDEELMKQAEILEYEKVQIVNINNGERFETYVIKGEKGSGVICLNGAAARKAQVGDKVIIMAYCMLENSEYSSFEPRIIFVDEKNKIIKLTNQEEHGEIIC, translated from the coding sequence ATGCTTTTAACTGTATTGAAATCAAAAATTCATAGAGCTACTGTTACTGAAGCAAATTTAAATTATGTTGGTAGTGTAACTATTGATGAAGAATTAATGAAACAAGCTGAGATATTAGAATATGAAAAAGTTCAAATTGTAAATATAAATAATGGTGAGAGATTTGAAACATATGTAATAAAAGGCGAAAAAGGAAGTGGAGTTATATGCTTAAATGGTGCTGCTGCAAGAAAAGCACAAGTAGGTGACAAAGTGATAATAATGGCATATTGCATGTTAGAAAATAGTGAATATAGTTCATTTGAGCCGAGAATAATATTTGTTGATGAAAAAAATAAAATTATTAAACTTACTAATCAAGAAGAACATGGGGAAATTATTTGTTAA
- a CDS encoding spore coat protein, with translation MKTLSDRDIAFTLLNSYKLQATALTTLVTESANNALRKEATSALTRVFDHQKQIFDFLSQKGWYPVDMAKQDDITKAQRDVQTIQSNIQMVSM, from the coding sequence ATGAAAACATTATCTGATAGAGACATTGCCTTTACACTACTAAATAGTTATAAACTTCAGGCAACTGCACTAACAACATTAGTTACAGAAAGTGCTAATAATGCTTTAAGAAAAGAAGCAACATCAGCTCTTACAAGAGTATTTGATCACCAAAAACAAATATTTGACTTCTTATCACAAAAAGGATGGTATCCAGTAGATATGGCAAAACAAGATGATATTACAAAAGCACAAAGAGATGTTCAAACTATTCAATCAAATATTCAAATGGTAAGCATGTAA
- the ruvB gene encoding Holliday junction branch migration DNA helicase RuvB, with product MERFFNNNIQMNELNDENFLRPTKLDDYIGQDRVKNQIKIFIEAAKKRNEPMDHILLYGPPGLGKTTLANIIAHEMNSDIKITSGPAIEKSGDLVAILTNIGENNILFIDEIHRLNRVIEEVLYPAMEDMKVDIIIGKGPSAKTIRLNIPRFTLIAATTRAGLISSPLRDRFGIIQRLDYYSIENLTEIILRSAQILNIGIDVEAAKEIAKRSRGTPRIANRLLRRVRDYAMVKYNSILNIGVAEEALNVFEIDQYGLDTVDRKLLETIIYTFNGGPVGLSTLAACISEDEGTIEDIYEPYLLQEGFLQKTPRGRIATEKAVLHISEIKFGGKKL from the coding sequence ATGGAGCGTTTTTTTAATAATAATATTCAAATGAATGAGCTAAATGATGAAAACTTTTTACGACCAACTAAATTAGATGATTATATAGGTCAGGATAGAGTAAAAAATCAAATTAAGATTTTTATTGAGGCAGCAAAGAAAAGAAATGAACCCATGGACCATATCTTATTGTATGGACCTCCAGGACTTGGTAAAACCACTTTAGCCAATATTATTGCACATGAAATGAACTCTGATATAAAAATTACTTCTGGGCCTGCCATAGAAAAATCAGGTGATCTTGTAGCCATACTTACTAACATTGGTGAAAACAATATACTATTTATTGATGAAATCCATAGGTTAAATAGAGTAATAGAAGAGGTTCTTTATCCCGCTATGGAGGATATGAAGGTTGATATAATAATTGGAAAAGGGCCCTCTGCAAAAACAATAAGATTAAATATACCAAGATTTACTTTAATAGCAGCTACTACACGAGCGGGATTAATATCATCTCCTCTAAGAGATAGATTTGGAATTATTCAAAGACTTGATTACTATTCAATTGAGAATTTGACTGAGATTATTTTAAGATCTGCTCAAATATTAAATATTGGTATTGATGTTGAGGCTGCTAAAGAAATTGCTAAAAGATCAAGGGGAACACCAAGAATTGCAAATAGATTATTAAGAAGAGTAAGAGATTATGCTATGGTAAAGTATAATAGTATTCTAAATATTGGTGTTGCAGAAGAAGCATTAAATGTTTTTGAAATTGATCAGTATGGATTAGATACAGTAGATAGGAAATTGCTTGAAACAATAATCTACACTTTTAACGGTGGGCCTGTTGGTTTGTCAACATTAGCTGCTTGTATTAGCGAAGATGAAGGGACTATTGAGGATATATATGAGCCATATCTTCTACAAGAAGGATTTTTACAAAAAACACCAAGAGGTAGGATTGCAACAGAAAAAGCAGTTCTTCATATTTCTGAAATTAAATTTGGAGGGAAAAAATTGTGA
- a CDS encoding AGE family epimerase/isomerase, giving the protein MSNNIVLFRDEIKGEILSILEFWGRYTYDKNLPGFTGFIDNFMNINKNANKGGILNSRILWTFSRAYNIFNDERYISIATHAFNFLKDYLYDSKYKGIYWVVDENLEPLDFNKHIYNQAFAIYALSEYYMATRNKIALDLAYEIFDKIEYNAFDNVNGGYFEFLDRKWNTITYIYGLESLPYMQKKIHNTHLHLLEAYNNFLKATRDTKVEKSLLHLVDILLNKMLRKEIFHFGAFFDSKFNLIDTTISYGHDIESSWLIWETAEIIGDNNLKNSIKDIIIKVADITFEEGIDNEFGGVYSEKYGNVLNDKKVWWVQSEAVIGFLNAFQLTGDRKYFDASINVWNFIKSKVIDNSDGYREWYNELTREGNPLTHMPKVDFWKCPYHNSRMCFEVLNRI; this is encoded by the coding sequence ATGAGTAATAATATAGTTTTATTTAGAGATGAAATAAAAGGTGAGATTCTATCAATATTAGAGTTTTGGGGAAGATATACTTACGATAAAAACTTACCTGGTTTTACTGGTTTTATTGATAATTTTATGAACATAAATAAGAATGCCAATAAAGGTGGAATTTTAAATTCTCGTATACTTTGGACTTTTAGTAGAGCATATAATATATTTAATGACGAGAGGTATATTTCAATTGCCACACATGCTTTTAATTTTCTAAAGGACTATCTTTACGATAGTAAATACAAAGGAATTTATTGGGTTGTTGATGAAAACTTAGAACCATTAGATTTTAATAAACATATATATAATCAAGCCTTTGCTATATATGCATTAAGCGAGTATTATATGGCTACTCGAAATAAGATAGCATTAGATTTAGCTTATGAAATCTTTGATAAAATTGAATATAATGCTTTTGATAATGTTAATGGAGGATACTTTGAGTTTCTTGATAGAAAATGGAATACTATTACTTATATATATGGTTTAGAAAGCTTACCATATATGCAAAAAAAGATACATAATACTCACTTACACCTATTGGAAGCATATAATAATTTCTTAAAAGCTACAAGAGATACAAAAGTGGAAAAGAGTTTATTACATTTAGTGGATATTTTATTGAATAAAATGCTAAGAAAAGAAATATTCCATTTTGGTGCATTTTTTGATAGTAAATTTAACCTTATTGATACAACTATTTCCTATGGCCATGATATTGAATCAAGTTGGTTAATTTGGGAAACTGCTGAGATAATAGGAGATAATAATCTAAAAAATTCTATAAAAGATATTATAATAAAAGTGGCTGATATAACTTTTGAAGAAGGTATTGATAATGAATTTGGCGGAGTATATAGTGAAAAATATGGTAATGTCTTAAATGACAAAAAAGTATGGTGGGTTCAAAGCGAAGCAGTAATTGGATTTCTTAATGCATTCCAATTAACAGGTGATAGAAAATATTTTGATGCTTCTATAAATGTATGGAATTTTATTAAAAGTAAAGTAATAGATAATTCAGACGGATATAGAGAGTGGTATAACGAATTAACACGAGAAGGAAATCCACTTACCCATATGCCAAAAGTTGATTTCTGGAAATGTCCATACCACAACAGTAGAATGTGTTTTGAGGTATTAAATAGAATATAA
- a CDS encoding Rossmann-like and DUF2520 domain-containing protein: protein MMTVGFIGSGKAGTSLCYYFKEKGLKISGIYNRDLIRGKSNAEKIDVTFYHELDGLILNSDIIILSISDSAIESFSSELDKFNISNKIVGHLSGVYSHDIIKCNCKGKFSLHPIQTMIGEKSDFDKLSQCYFSLEGDLYGIEAARQILSKIGNRYIELNKENKPIYHAAACIASNYLVGLLYNSYKLYESIGITNEDILNIIKSLSTATLNNFIQNPKNALTGPLAREDYKTLQIHLANITGELKDNYISFLKIMDIFIKDFSDENKIKRYYDFINQLRRDVNNNE, encoded by the coding sequence ATGATGACTGTTGGTTTTATAGGTTCTGGAAAAGCTGGGACCTCTCTTTGTTACTATTTTAAGGAAAAGGGATTAAAAATTAGTGGGATTTACAATAGGGATTTAATTAGAGGAAAAAGTAATGCTGAAAAAATTGATGTTACATTTTATCATGAATTGGATGGCTTAATATTAAATAGTGATATTATTATTCTATCTATTTCTGACAGTGCAATTGAATCATTTAGTAGTGAATTGGATAAGTTTAATATATCTAATAAAATAGTAGGACATTTATCAGGAGTTTATAGTCATGATATTATTAAATGTAATTGTAAAGGTAAATTTTCGCTGCATCCAATTCAAACAATGATTGGTGAAAAATCAGATTTTGATAAACTTTCTCAATGCTATTTTTCATTAGAAGGAGATTTATATGGAATTGAAGCTGCAAGGCAGATCTTATCAAAGATAGGAAATAGATATATTGAGTTGAATAAAGAAAATAAACCAATTTATCATGCTGCGGCATGTATTGCCTCAAACTATTTAGTTGGCCTTTTATATAATTCATATAAGCTTTATGAGAGTATAGGAATTACTAATGAAGATATATTAAATATTATTAAAAGCCTCTCAACAGCTACTCTAAATAATTTTATTCAAAACCCAAAAAATGCTTTGACAGGTCCATTAGCTAGAGAAGATTATAAAACTTTACAGATTCATTTAGCCAATATTACAGGCGAATTAAAGGATAATTATATTAGTTTTCTAAAAATTATGGATATTTTTATTAAAGATTTTTCAGATGAAAATAAAATTAAGAGATATTATGATTTTATCAATCAACTAAGAAGGGATGTGAATAATAATGAATAA
- a CDS encoding L,D-transpeptidase family protein — protein sequence MKKLKFISIITIIIIFISVIITSLAFKKETNENKYVILVSIDDSKLYVFKDKILYKSYPISPGKPSTPTPVGTYKIISKAKWGEGFGGRWMGLNVGYGKYGIHGTYYEQFIGAHVSKGCIRMMNDHVKELYSYIPIGTLVVIFEGSFGPFRNGFRTIYPGDTGEDVMEVQKALKKLGFYYGEPEGKYGKATEYALYQFLKKNNLRITNKITPYIMSKLGITLFE from the coding sequence ATGAAAAAATTAAAATTTATATCAATAATAACCATAATAATTATTTTTATCTCAGTTATAATAACATCTTTAGCTTTTAAAAAAGAAACAAATGAAAATAAATACGTTATTTTAGTTTCAATTGACGATAGTAAGTTATATGTTTTTAAGGACAAAATACTTTATAAATCATATCCAATATCTCCAGGAAAGCCATCTACACCAACTCCAGTTGGAACTTATAAAATAATATCAAAAGCAAAATGGGGAGAAGGTTTTGGAGGTAGATGGATGGGATTAAATGTTGGATATGGGAAATATGGAATACACGGGACTTATTACGAACAATTTATAGGTGCACATGTAAGTAAAGGCTGTATTAGAATGATGAATGATCATGTAAAAGAGTTATATTCATATATACCAATCGGAACCTTGGTTGTTATCTTTGAAGGAAGCTTCGGGCCATTTAGAAATGGATTTAGAACAATTTATCCTGGTGATACTGGTGAAGACGTTATGGAAGTTCAAAAAGCGTTAAAGAAACTTGGCTTTTATTATGGAGAACCCGAAGGAAAATATGGAAAAGCAACAGAATATGCATTATATCAGTTCTTAAAAAAGAATAACTTAAGAATTACTAATAAAATAACACCATATATAATGAGTAAATTAGGAATAACTTTATTTGAATAA
- the panC gene encoding pantoate--beta-alanine ligase, with amino-acid sequence MIIIESIKEMKDYRNKMMFENKTIGFVPTMGYLHDGHLSLAKKAKEENDIVVMSIFVNPIQFGPNEDFERYPRDFERDKNLAQSVGVDVIFYPNAKEMYPNGFKTNVSVKEITDIMCGKSRPGHFDGVATVVLKLFNIVKPTKAYFGKKDAQQLAVIRQMVNDLNLDVEIVGCEIVREHDGLAMSSRNTYLNEKQRKIAPILYKSLLTAKDMILQGEKNSEVIKNKMSEMILEKEETRIDYIEIVDYNSFEIVDEIKGKVLISLAVFVGNTRLIDNITVEV; translated from the coding sequence ATGATAATAATTGAGAGCATTAAAGAAATGAAAGATTATAGAAATAAAATGATGTTTGAAAATAAAACAATTGGATTTGTTCCAACAATGGGATATCTTCATGATGGTCATTTAAGTTTAGCCAAAAAAGCGAAAGAAGAAAATGATATAGTTGTTATGAGCATATTTGTAAATCCAATACAATTTGGACCAAACGAGGATTTTGAAAGATATCCAAGAGATTTTGAAAGAGATAAAAATCTTGCTCAAAGTGTTGGTGTTGATGTAATTTTTTATCCTAATGCTAAAGAGATGTATCCTAATGGATTTAAAACTAATGTATCTGTTAAAGAGATTACAGATATTATGTGTGGTAAATCGCGTCCTGGGCATTTTGATGGTGTTGCAACAGTAGTGTTAAAATTATTTAATATTGTAAAACCAACAAAAGCTTACTTTGGCAAAAAGGATGCTCAGCAATTGGCAGTTATCAGGCAAATGGTTAATGATTTAAATTTGGATGTTGAGATTGTTGGGTGTGAAATTGTAAGAGAGCATGATGGGCTTGCTATGAGTTCAAGGAACACTTATCTTAACGAAAAGCAACGAAAAATTGCTCCAATACTTTATAAATCGCTTTTAACTGCGAAAGATATGATATTACAAGGTGAAAAAAACTCTGAAGTAATAAAGAATAAAATGTCTGAAATGATTTTGGAAAAAGAAGAAACACGAATTGATTATATCGAAATAGTTGATTATAATAGTTTTGAAATTGTAGATGAAATAAAAGGTAAAGTCTTGATTTCATTAGCAGTTTTTGTCGGGAATACAAGATTAATTGACAATATAACTGTGGAGGTTTAG
- a CDS encoding glycosyl hydrolase has translation MNNVNFSKRVLSLSLLLIFLFNIGFTYASSNKATTNNQQKPVIITLEAEKFKMFDSVIKKSLKGFSGIGYVEFTSGGFSSITTEINITKSADYIIQIQDYLLKGKSIPIFEIYIDFELVGKMKPSQINKFGIDTLYKKVYIKQGKHTLAIIMKGDYGIIDKVMLEELNATNKAKLTIKPKLVTPNPHPNAVKLMEYLTSIYGSKILSGQQVYEQLNEINIIYRETGKLPAVLGLDFIDYSPSRVEHGAKSSMTDLAIKWWKSNGIVTFCWHWNAPMNLIDSQDKPWWRGFYTDSTTFDLKKAMDNKNSQEYKLIIRDIDTIANELKKLQKAGVPVLWRPLHEASGGWFWWGAKGPEPYKKLWILMFDRLVNYHKLNNLIWVWNGQNEKWYPGDQYVDIIGEDIYDGERNYSSKKERFINALAYSSTPKIITLSETGTIPDPDLLKSERVPWSWFCTWGGEFVYQGTDYSEKWTEKKMLKKVYNSDYVITKDELPFKATEKFDLIYEEYIPENDNNKTANDSDTNTQQTTEENLTATEKNNAEALLFGNKDIIYDFEKDTMGWSKAWGGAFDSEKIVPVEYSNDLKTKNNVGSLKVYTNYSGGDWEEANISVTFKKDGSKFDLSKYKKIEYDVYLPDPNNWSKDGILKIGSALNNKWADIGDFVDYVVPEIKDKKTINGVEYAVIHRVDQFKDGVDRANSTNLVIRFGSWKLIYKGPIYIDNIKVSLN, from the coding sequence ATGAATAATGTTAATTTTTCAAAAAGAGTGTTATCTTTGTCACTCTTATTAATCTTTTTATTTAATATTGGCTTTACATATGCATCATCTAACAAGGCAACAACTAATAATCAACAAAAGCCTGTTATAATTACTTTAGAGGCAGAGAAATTTAAAATGTTTGACTCGGTTATAAAAAAATCTCTTAAAGGTTTTAGTGGAATTGGCTATGTTGAATTTACATCAGGAGGATTTTCTTCTATTACTACTGAAATTAACATAACAAAATCAGCAGATTATATTATTCAAATCCAAGATTATCTTTTAAAAGGTAAATCTATCCCTATTTTTGAAATATATATTGACTTTGAATTGGTAGGTAAAATGAAACCTTCTCAAATAAATAAATTTGGTATAGATACTTTATACAAAAAAGTATATATTAAACAAGGTAAACATACATTAGCAATAATAATGAAAGGAGATTATGGTATTATAGATAAAGTTATGTTAGAAGAATTAAATGCAACAAATAAAGCAAAACTAACAATTAAACCTAAATTAGTTACTCCAAATCCTCACCCAAATGCTGTTAAATTGATGGAGTATTTAACAAGCATATATGGATCAAAAATACTTTCAGGGCAGCAAGTTTATGAGCAATTAAATGAAATAAATATTATATACAGAGAAACTGGTAAACTACCTGCAGTTCTTGGACTTGACTTTATTGATTATTCTCCATCGAGGGTAGAACATGGAGCAAAAAGTAGTATGACCGATTTGGCAATTAAATGGTGGAAAAGCAATGGTATTGTTACATTCTGTTGGCACTGGAATGCACCTATGAATTTAATTGACTCACAAGATAAGCCTTGGTGGAGAGGATTTTATACAGATTCAACAACATTTGATTTGAAAAAAGCAATGGACAATAAAAATTCTCAAGAATATAAACTAATAATTAGAGATATTGATACAATAGCAAATGAGCTTAAGAAGCTTCAAAAAGCAGGAGTTCCAGTTTTATGGAGACCTCTGCATGAAGCATCTGGTGGTTGGTTCTGGTGGGGTGCAAAAGGTCCAGAACCATACAAAAAATTATGGATTCTAATGTTTGACAGATTAGTAAACTACCATAAGTTGAATAACTTAATTTGGGTTTGGAATGGCCAAAATGAGAAATGGTATCCAGGAGACCAGTATGTTGATATAATTGGTGAGGATATATATGACGGTGAAAGAAACTACTCAAGTAAAAAAGAAAGATTTATAAATGCTTTAGCTTATTCATCAACTCCCAAAATAATTACTTTATCTGAAACAGGAACAATACCTGATCCAGATCTTTTAAAATCAGAGCGTGTTCCTTGGTCTTGGTTCTGCACTTGGGGTGGAGAATTTGTATATCAAGGAACAGATTATTCAGAAAAATGGACAGAAAAGAAAATGCTAAAAAAGGTATATAATAGTGATTATGTTATTACTAAAGATGAACTTCCTTTTAAAGCTACTGAGAAATTTGATTTAATTTATGAAGAATATATTCCGGAAAATGATAATAATAAGACAGCAAATGATTCTGATACAAATACCCAACAAACTACAGAAGAAAACTTAACTGCAACTGAAAAAAATAACGCTGAAGCCTTATTATTTGGGAACAAGGATATAATATATGACTTTGAAAAAGACACTATGGGTTGGAGCAAGGCTTGGGGTGGAGCTTTTGACAGTGAAAAAATTGTTCCAGTTGAATATTCTAATGATTTAAAAACAAAAAATAATGTTGGTTCTTTAAAGGTATATACAAATTATTCTGGTGGAGATTGGGAAGAAGCTAATATTTCTGTTACTTTTAAAAAAGATGGAAGCAAATTTGATTTGTCAAAATATAAAAAAATTGAATATGATGTTTATTTGCCTGATCCTAATAACTGGTCCAAAGATGGAATATTAAAAATTGGTTCAGCTTTGAATAACAAATGGGCAGATATAGGAGATTTTGTTGATTATGTTGTCCCAGAAATCAAAGATAAGAAAACAATAAATGGAGTTGAGTATGCTGTAATCCATAGGGTAGATCAATTTAAAGATGGAGTTGATAGAGCAAATAGCACAAATCTTGTTATCAGATTTGGTTCATGGAAGCTTATTTATAAAGGGCCAATATACATTGATAATATTAAGGTAAGCTTAAATTAA
- the ruvA gene encoding Holliday junction branch migration protein RuvA translates to MIEAINGKVENVYNNIAIVRIGNIYFRMFCNYNKFSKIIGKEHLIYTYLKWVETLGEIELYGFLDKEERELFLKLQKVSGIGSKLALNILSNVPYEKLTIDIAKGVTSEIEKVKGVGKKTAAKIIVELKESFKKEFTDSSENKKTDIMVNSDYEDVKLALYSLGFSKEQVLSVINKLDKDLDVEEAIKQSLKMLSKI, encoded by the coding sequence ATGATTGAAGCAATTAATGGTAAAGTTGAAAACGTATATAATAATATTGCAATTGTTCGTATTGGGAATATTTATTTTAGAATGTTCTGTAATTATAATAAATTTTCAAAAATTATTGGTAAGGAACATCTTATTTATACATATCTTAAATGGGTTGAAACATTAGGAGAGATTGAATTATATGGATTTTTGGATAAAGAGGAAAGAGAGCTGTTTTTAAAGTTGCAAAAAGTAAGTGGGATAGGATCCAAACTTGCACTTAATATACTTTCTAATGTTCCTTATGAAAAACTTACAATAGATATTGCAAAAGGTGTTACCTCAGAGATAGAAAAGGTAAAAGGTGTTGGTAAAAAGACTGCTGCTAAGATTATTGTTGAGTTGAAAGAAAGTTTTAAAAAAGAATTTACTGATAGTTCAGAAAACAAAAAGACTGATATTATGGTTAATAGTGATTATGAAGATGTTAAACTAGCTCTTTATTCTTTGGGATTTTCTAAGGAACAAGTATTATCTGTTATTAATAAATTAGATAAAGATTTAGATGTTGAAGAAGCTATTAAACAATCACTTAAAATGTTATCAAAAATTTAA
- a CDS encoding epoxyqueuosine reductase QueH, translating to MKILMHTCCGPCAVYPLEVINSENHDVCGYFYNNNIHPWTEYKSRLDAAKKLYDYLNIDFFIEDDYDIEGFLSNVALNPKNRCNYCYANRLEKTAIYAKNNGFDAFTTSLLVSPYQKHELIKTIGERIAEKYNIRFFYRDFRPGYWQGRKKAKELGLYMQKYCGCIYSEKERYLNK from the coding sequence GTGAAAATACTAATGCATACATGTTGTGGACCATGTGCTGTTTATCCACTTGAAGTAATTAATAGTGAAAATCATGATGTTTGCGGTTACTTTTATAATAATAATATTCATCCTTGGACTGAATATAAAAGCAGGTTAGATGCTGCAAAAAAACTTTACGATTATTTAAATATTGATTTTTTCATTGAAGATGATTATGACATTGAAGGATTTTTAAGTAATGTTGCCCTAAACCCCAAAAATAGATGTAACTATTGTTATGCTAATAGATTAGAAAAAACCGCAATTTATGCAAAAAATAATGGTTTTGATGCATTTACTACTTCACTGTTAGTAAGTCCTTATCAAAAACATGAACTTATAAAAACAATAGGTGAAAGAATAGCTGAGAAATATAATATTCGATTTTTCTATAGAGATTTTAGACCAGGTTATTGGCAAGGACGTAAAAAAGCAAAAGAATTAGGACTTTACATGCAAAAATACTGTGGTTGCATATATAGTGAAAAAGAAAGATATCTTAATAAATAG
- a CDS encoding GNAT family N-acetyltransferase gives MIRKATKKDLEKVALIFRESFPESINFYFNNTIKNNAIEDIFRIVLLSEPDGFLVYQIDNQVVGYICVITNIKRIWTNTIITFSFLKWAFKWFLGLYGFGLFPIKKIASNKLDFYKFQKINATDVTAQILSIGILKDYRGKSIGSSLVEAGLNVLKEKGVKAVKLEVRPDNISAIKLYKKFGFYHIGMSSDPQGRWIVMRKDFTE, from the coding sequence TTGATAAGAAAAGCTACAAAAAAGGATTTAGAAAAAGTTGCTTTAATTTTTAGAGAATCATTTCCCGAAAGTATTAATTTTTACTTCAATAATACTATTAAAAACAACGCAATTGAAGATATTTTTAGAATTGTGTTACTATCTGAACCTGATGGTTTTTTAGTTTATCAAATTGATAATCAAGTTGTTGGATATATATGTGTTATTACTAATATTAAAAGAATTTGGACTAATACAATTATTACATTTTCATTTTTAAAATGGGCTTTTAAATGGTTTTTAGGACTTTATGGATTTGGATTATTCCCTATTAAAAAAATAGCCTCCAACAAACTTGATTTTTATAAATTTCAAAAAATAAATGCAACTGATGTTACTGCTCAAATTTTATCAATAGGAATATTAAAGGATTATAGAGGAAAAAGTATAGGAAGTAGTTTAGTTGAGGCCGGATTAAATGTTTTAAAAGAAAAAGGTGTTAAAGCTGTAAAGCTTGAGGTAAGACCTGATAATATAAGTGCCATTAAGCTTTATAAAAAATTCGGATTTTATCACATTGGAATGTCATCTGATCCACAAGGTAGATGGATTGTGATGAGAAAAGATTTTACAGAATAA